In the Terriglobales bacterium genome, GATGATGTCGCCATGCGCTTCTTCGGTCTGCGGCGCCCCGACGCGCCTGGGCGCGACAAAGACCAGCGGATTGTCCACCGCGGAGTTCATTTCGATTTCGAGAACCTGGGCGCAGTAATTGAGGGCGTCGCGCACGGCGCCGTGGACCTGCGGCATGCAGCGGAGCGAATAGGCGTCCTGCACGCGTCCGCATTCACGATGGGACTCGCGAATGGCGCTGCCTTCCAGCATGTGCCGGAGATTGGCAGCGCTGGTGATCTGGCCGGTGTGCGGGCGAACGTGCTGGATGCGCTCGTCAAAGGCGACATCGGTTCCGCGGAGCGCGTCGGCGGTCATGGCGCCGATGACGTCGGCGGAATCGACCATTTGTCGGGCGGCAAGCAGCGCCAGCGCACCCACGGACACCATGGCCTGGGTGCCGTTGATGAGAGAAATGGCCTCCTTGGCTTCCAGCTTCAGGGGCCTGATGTCGGCGCGCTTGAGGGCTTCTCTTGCCGAATAACGGCGGACGCGAACATCGCCGGCGCGGCGGGGGGGCTTGGCTTTGGGGTCGGAATGCAACGCCTCGCCTTCGCCGATGAGCACGAGCGCAAGATGGGCGAGCGGCGCCAAATCTCCACTGGCGCCGACGCTGCCCTGGGAGGGCACCAGGGGATGCACGCCGCGATTGAGCATCTCGCAGAGCATGTCAATCACCTCGGTGCGAACCCCGGAATATCCCTTGGCCAGGGAGTTGGCGCGGAGCAGCATCATGGCGCGCACTTCTGCTTCGCTGAGCGGTTCGCCTACGCCGACGGCATGGGAACGCAGCAGGTTGACCTGCAATTCGCGAATCTGGTCGGGAGCGATACGCACATCGGAAAGCTTGCCGACGCCGGTAGTGACCGCGTAGGCGACCTGGTTGCTTTCGACCACGTCTTCGACCACCGCGCGCGCGGCCTGCACGCGGATGCGGGCGTCGGGGTCGAGCAGCACGGGACGGCGCTCGTATACCGCCTCGCGCAGATCATCAAGCGCGAGATCGGAGCCGTTGATGTGAAGAGCGCGCATGGTAGTAGTCAGGAGCCGGTAGTTTGTAGTTGGCAAAAGCAACTACACTCCGCGTTGTCGTAATCTCGAGTGCGCATTGGCTAAGAGGTCACCGCCTGTTTGAAAACCTCCAAGTACTTCTCCGGCAGCGGGCGCTTGTTCAACTCCGCATCGGTGACAATGTGCGTGGTTTCGCCTTCCGCCAGTAGCGTGCCGTCCCGCTCGCGGACCGCCTCGTAAGCAAAATGAATCAGCGATTCGCGCACGTTCTTCAGGCGCGTGCGAACCGTGATTTCATCATCGTACCGCGCCGGAGCGCGAAAGCGGCAACGGGCATCGACCACGGCGATAAAGCACTTCTCCTGGAGTTCCATCTCCTTGTAGGTGAAGCCGAGTTGGCGAAGCAATTCCACGCGACCGACCTCGAACCAGATGAAATAATTGGAGTGATAGACGACGCCCATCTGGTCGGTTTCGGCGTAACGGACGCGGATTGTGGTGATGTTGGTCATTGGTTGCGAGATCGAGAACTTGAAGTTGGAAATTTGAAAATGTGAAGCGTGCAGTTGTGCCCGAGGCGTTCTGCCCTAATTTCCAATTTTCAAATTTCCAATTTCAAGTTGTCCACCTCGGTTTTCGCTTCTCCAGGAACGCGGTCACGCCTTCGCGGAAATCGGGCGTGGTGCGGATGAGGGCATTGTCCTCGATGGCCTGCGCCATCTGCTCGTCGAGGGCGCGCTGGAGAAATCCGTTGACCAGCTTCTTGGTCAGGCGCACCGACGATGGGGAAAGCTCGAGCAACTGCGCGGCCAGTTCGCGCGCGCGCGCCATCAAACGCTCCGGCTCGACAACTTCATTCACCAGCCCATAGCGATGAGCCTCGGCGGCGTCGAACAGGCGGCCGGTCATCAGCAGGTCGCGGGCGATCTTGTGTCCGACTTGCCAGACGAGGATAGAAGACACCAGCGCCGGAATGAATCCGATCTTTACTTCCGTGTAGCCGAACTTTGCTTCCGGCACGGCGAAGGTGAAATCGCACATGGTGGCAATGCCAGTGCCGCCGGCGATGGCGGCACCGTTCACGGCGGCGATGGTAGGGAGGGGGAACTCGTAGATGCGGCGAAAGATTTGCGCCATGCGAGCCGAGTCTATCCGGTTCTCCTCGTGCGTCTTGCCGAGCAGCGACTTAAGTTCTTCGAGGTCCAAGCCGGCGCAAAAAGCCTTTCCCGAGCCGGTGAGGATCAGCACCTGCGCACGCGAATGTTCCACTTCATCGAGCGCCGCCATGAGCTCGGAGAGGAGCTCGAAGCTGATGGCGTTGCGTTTGTCGGGACGATTGAGGGTGATGAGCGCGACCAGGTCTTCGTAAGCGAGCGTAAGAGTGTTGTAGGGCATGCAAAAGCCAACCGCGGATTTTCGCGGATTTGCGCGGATAAAACAAATCAAATAGGAAAATCCGCGAAGATCCGACCGATCCGCGATCAAGTTTTGTATTTCTGCGCGATGTCGGCGTTGATGCGGATGACGTTGTCGAGCGGCTTGCGGATGGGCACGACCGCGCCGCGCCGGCCGAGAGCTTCGATCACCGCCTCGGTCGGAATATTGCCAACCAGTTCGTCCTGCGCGAACGGACAGCCGCCCAGGCCGCCGATCGCGGAATCAAAGCGGCGAATGCCGGCGTCGTAGGCGGCGAGAACCTTGTCCGCGGCTTCCGCGGGACGGCTGTGCAAGTGGACGCCGATGTCGAGATAGTCATACTGAGCAAGAACGGCGGTGACGAGCGAACGAATGTGGTCCGCCGCAGCGAGGCCGACCGTATCGGCGAGAGAAACGGAACGTGTGCCGGTCTTTTCGATCAGGTCCACGGCTTCGAGCACTTCGTCGGCGCTCCAGGGATCATTGTAGGGATTGCCGAATGCCATGGAGATGTACACGACCATGTCGAGGCCGGCGTTGTCAGCCTTTTCCTTGATCTTCTCCAGCGTGTCGTAGGCGTCTTCCAGCGTCTGGTTCTGGTTTTTCAGCAGGAAGGTGGGAGAGATGGAATAGGGGAAGCCGAGGGTGTGGACGGCCTGGGTGGCAACGGCGCGCTCGGCGCCTTTTTCGTTGACCACGATGCCGATGATCTCGACGTCGTCGGGAGGATCAATCTGCTTCAGGACCTCTTCCGAATCGGCCATCTGCGGCACGGCCTTGGTGGAGACGAAGCTCACCGCGTCGATGTGCTTGAACCCGGCGCCGATCAGGGCGCGCAGGTAGGCGGCTTTGACCTCCGAGGGGACCTGGCCCTTGAGGCCTTGCCAGGCGTCGCGGGGACATTCGATTAATTTTGGGCTGTCGGCCATCGGCTATCAGCTATGTTTGCAGCACTCCCACCTTGAACTCAGGCACGTCTGGATTGAGGGCGGCGGCTTCCAGGGCGCGAGTGATGGCTTCGCGGGTGTCGAGGGGATCGATGATCTTGTCGATCCATAGGCGGGCGGCGCCGTAGCGAGGATCGGTCTGCTCGTCGTAGGTCTTCTTCACCGAGTCGTACAACTCTTTCTTCTCTTCGTCGCTAAGCTTTTTGCCGCCGCGTTCTAATTGCCGAATCTTGATTTCCAGCAGCGTGCCCGCGGCCGATTCTCCTGCCATCACGGCATAGCGCGCGGTGGGCCACGCGAAGAGGAAGCGCGGATCGTAGGCCTTGCCGCACATTGCATAATGCCCGGCGCCGAAGGAGCCGCCGACAATCACGGCGATCTTGGGGACGACGGAGTTGGAGACTGCATTCACCATCTTGGCGCCGGCCTTGATGATGCCGCTCCACTCCGCATCGCGTCCGACCATGAAGCCGTTGACGTCGTGCAGGAAGACGAGCGGCACCAGATTCTGGTTGCAGTCCATGATGAAACGCGCTGCTTTCTCCGCCGACTCGGTGTAGATGACGCCGCCGAACTCGATGCGCTTGTGGCCGGATTCGTCGGTCTGCTGCTGGTGCTGCTTCTGGTTGGCGACGATGCCGACGGCAAAGCCTCCGATGCGCGCATAGCCGCAGATGACGGTCTTGCCGTACTCGGCCTTGTACTCGTCGAAGCGGCTGCCGTCCACGATGCGGGCGATGATCTCCTTCATGTCGTAAGGGCGGGCGGGATCGGACTCGTAGATTCCGTAAAGCTCCTCGGCGGCGTAGAGCGGCGCCTCCGGTTTCTTGCGATCGTAGGGCGAGAGCCGGCGGTAGCCCATCTTTTCCACCAGCGAACGGATGCGCGCGAGGCAGGCTTCATCGTTGGGCTCGTGGTAATCGATGGTGCCGCTGATGGCGGAATGCATGGCAGCGCCGCCCAGTTCTTCCGCGGAATACTTCTGCCCGATCGCGGCCTGCACGAGCGCGGGGCCGGCGAGGAACAGGCCGCTGCCGTCGGTCATCAGGACGTTGTCACACATCACCGGCAGATAGCCGCCGCCGGCAACGCACATGCCCATGATGGCAGCAATCTGTGGGATGCCCATGGCAGTCATGACGGCGTTGTTGCGGAAGACGCGGCCGAAGTCGTCGGTGTCGGGAAAGACGTCTTCCTGCAAAGGCAGGAACACGCCGGCGGAATCGACCAGGTAGATAGTCGGGATGCGGTTGTCAATGGCGATATTCTGGGCGCGGATGACTTTCTTGGAAGTCATCGGGAAGAAGGCACCCGCTTTGACCGTGGCATCATTGACGATCAGCATCATGAGGCGGCTGTGAATGCGTCCGAGGCCGGTGATGACACCGGCGGCCGGCGCGCCGCCCCAGTCTTCGTACATGCCGAAGGCGGCGTAATTGCCGAGCTCAAAGAACTCGCCTCCGGCATCGAGCAGCATGGCAATCCGTTCACGGGCGGTGAGGCGTCCCTTGCTGTGCTGTGACTCGATGGCCTTGGCGCCGCCGCCTTCGCGAATTTTTTCTTCCTCGTTGTGGATGCCGGTGACCAAGCCCGCCATGGCGCGCATGTTCTTTTCAAAGCGCGCCGAAGTCGCGTCCACGCGGGACTCGATGACGTTGTTCACAGCCGAAGAGACTGTACGGTCTGCCATGCGTGAGGTTCACCCAAACTGGTTACGGTACATCACGAACGGCGCAACGCTCAAGGCGAAGTCAGATCGACGCGACGGGAATGGCAGCGAGGTCGTCCGCCAACCCGACCTCCTTTTGCAGGAACGGCTCGGCATAAGCGACGCCGGCCAACATGCCGTAAAAGCGCGCCATGGTTTCCTGGCGAGTCCGGACTTCCGCCCGCCGAGGAAACAGACCGCTGCCGGCCTGCTGATCGGTGTATTGCGACTGGTAGGCCATCAGCGCCTGGAAACGAGCTTCGAACTGGTCGGTAATATCGACCACGAAAGTGGGACGAATATCGTAGTACAGGGTCGCGTAGACGATTTTGAACGGACGGTGAGGGGAGTTGTCGGTTGTGAGTTCTGAGTTCTGAGCTGCGAGCGTGAGGCTGAGCGATTCGGCAGGCACCTGCGAGAGGTCGAGCTTCGTCAGGCCGGCAAGGAAGCAAGCTTCGTAACCCAGCGTGGAGCAGGTGTAGTGATCGGGATGGCGGCCCTGCCAGTAGGGAAGGATGACCACGCGCGGGCGCAGGACGCGCACGACTGCCGCGACCTTGAGCCGGTTGTCCCAGGTATTCTCTACCCGTCCGTCGGGAAGATCGAGCGCGCCGCGCCAGGAAACGTTCAGGATCCGAGCTGCTTCGGCGGCTTCGCGCTCGCGGTCCTGGGCGGTGCCGCGCGTGCCCATTTCACCGCGAGTGAGATCGAGAATGGCGGTGCGATGGCCGAGCGCCGCCATCTTGAGCAGGGTGCCGCCGCAGGTCTGCTCAACGTCGTCACGGTGGGCGGCGATGGCGAGGATGTCAACTTGGCTTTCGGCCATCGGCTATCGGCTTTCGGGTCGCGGCCATTGACGCACGGGCCTTCGACGCTTACTTTTTTCGCTCGACCAGGAACCGCGCCAGCGACTTGAGCGTATTAGCGCGCTCCCCAAAAGAATCGAGTTGGATGCAGGCGGAGGTCACCAGGTCCTCAGCCTTGCGCGCCGACGCTTCGATTCCGAACAGCGCCGGATAGGTAGCCTTCTCGGCGGCGGCATCCTTGCCCGCGGTTTTGCCCAACTGCTCCGAAGATTGGGTCACGTCCAGAATGTCGTCGGCGATCTGGAACGCCAGGCCGGCTTGGAGCCCGAATGAGCACAGTTTTGCGATTTCGTCTTCCGAAGCTCCGGCGTAAATGCCGCCGCTGACGACGCTGGCCCTGATCAGCGCTGCTGTCTTGGAGGAATGGATATATTCCAGCGTTTCCGCGTTGGGCTTTTTGTGTTCGGCTTCCAGGTCCATCACCTGGCCGCCAATCATGCCGTTGACGGTGCCGGTGGCGTGCGCAGTCTCCTCGATGATGCGGACACGCGCCTCCGGCGGACAGGAGAGGCGAGACAGGACTTCATAGGCGTAGGTCTGCAGCGCGTCGCCGGCGAGGATGGCAATGGCGTCACCGAACACCTTGTGGCAGGTGGGACGGCCACGGCGCAGGTCATCGTTGTCGAGAGCTGGGAGATCGTCGTGGATGAGCGAATAGGTATGCAGCATCTCCAGCGCGGCGCCGAGTTCTTCGACCCCGCGCGGGACGTGGGAAGCGATCATTCGCGCCGCCTCGAAGCACAGGACCGGCCGCAGGCGCTTGCCCCCGGCGAAGACGCTATGGCGCATGGCCTGGTGAATGGCCACCGGATACTGGTCTGCCGGCGGCAACAAGCGCTCCAGCGCGTCATCGGCCAACGCACGTCCCCGCTCCAGGATCTCGGCGAGCATAAGCGGGCCAGTATACCAGCCGAATTTGGCGGTCATCGGTGCGCTCGCCGCGTCGCATTGACCGCCCGCCGTGTTCGGAGTACGGTTTCGGGTTCTGCAGAATCAGCCATGGCAGCTATCTTCGAAGGCGTCGATGACCTCATTGACCGCGCATTGGGTATTGCTCATATCGGGAACGCTCCGCATTATCGGCACAAAACCTCTGCACTGCTACTACGGTCGAGACCTCTCGGACTGAACGTACCGAGTCTGCTGGACGGCATACGTAACAAGCTGTACCAGAACTGGTCTCTTGGCCAGGAACGACGAGCAAGACGCGGCTCCGCCGAGAATTGGCGGTGGGAAAAGAAGACGTGGATTTCGAACTCAAACTCCAGCGTCGAAAAGCAGTGCGAGAAGGCGATTGCACTGGAATGCGGAGATGATTGGGTCAATCAGGTGCCGACTGCGTCAGGTCTGATCGATGGCAAGAGCGAACGCCATTGCGACATTGACTTGGTTCACCGCTGCGGCCCGTCAGCATACGAATTCATCGAACTCAAATACGAAGATGCCACTCCCCTGTTTGCCGCTTTTGAGCTTCTCAAATACGGCATGCTGTACGTCTTCTCCCACGACTTCATGATGGAGTTGGGATATACATTCGAGGAAAAGCCAGTTCTTGCAGCACGCGAGGTGCACCTATGCGTGCTTGCTCCTGCGGATTATTACGCAGGATTCACTCTCGATTGGTTGGAGAAGGAACTCAACCTCGGCTTACGCACGATCGGTGGTAGCGCCTACCGGATGGACTTCCGGTTCGAAAAGATGGATTGGCCGGACGGGGGAGACGTCGTTTCTGCTTTGGCTACGCGCTCGCGGGTTTGCCACTGGGCGAAAGCTGCTTCAGGCAGTTGATTATCCGAGACTGCGGATTTCCAATGCAGCGCGGTCTTCAGACGCACAGGGGCAGTGGCTGTTTTCACATTTGAGATTTGTACCGATAATTGGGCGCAAGTGTCCTGTCTTGTAAAGACGGGCTCTCGTTGGGTCAGCGTCGTCACGTTCCTTCTGTTTCCGCCACAACTTGGAAGCGTTCATTGCAGCCTCGACGTCATCCTGATACGTGCGCACAGCAGGCACCTTGAAATTCCCACGCGGCCCGACTAGAACAGTCACTCCGGCGACTTCTGTGAATACGTAACCATAAGCCTCGCCTCGGATGGGCAGCTGTGCACTGATGTTACGGTCGAGGAACAAGTGCGATTCAAGCCATGCGAGTGCTTGTTGCTGGGCTACGTTCATTGCCGCACAGTTTACGCCGAGCCTTACTCAGCCGCATCAAAGGGTTTCATGGACAAGACGAAGAAGCTGGCAAGAAAAGGCAATCGGGTTATTGAAGCCGTTGTTCCAGCCGAAGATTTGAAGAGCGCCTTCCCGCCAATAGGTCTGCCCATTCGACCTCCGTTTCCGCCGATGGAAGCAAAGCTGGTAAAAGAAATCCCCGAAGGCGAAGGGTGGATCTACGAGCCCAAATGGGACGGCTTCCGCTGCCTGGTTTTCCGGCGCGACGACGAGGTGCTGCTTCAGTCCAAGGCCGGACAGCCGCTGGGCAGATATTTTCCCGAGCTGGTTGAGGAATTTCGAAAATGGCAACCGCGCAAATTTCTGCTCGACGGGGAGATCGTGATCTTCGTGGACGGGCAGCCATCGTTCGACGAGCTGCTGATGCGAATTCATCCCGCCGAGAGCCGGATTAGGAGGCTATCGAAAGAAACGCCGGCATCGTTTCTCGCGTTTGACCTGCTGGTGAATGAACGCGGGCAATCGCTGGTGGATGAGCCTCTCCGTAAGCGCCGGCACGAGCTGGAAGCGTTCTACAAATCAGCGGGCCGGCAGAGCGGCTCCATTCAACTCTCGCCCGCGACAGAGGACCGCAGGCAGGCGGAACGCTGGATGAAGGACCTGCAAGGAAGCGGCTTCGATGGTGTGATGGCCAAGCGCGCGGACGCGCCCTATGCATCGGGCCAGCGCAGCGCCATGGTGAAGATCAAGAAAATCCGCACGGCGGATTGCGTCGTCGGCGGCTTCCGCTACGCTTCCAAGGGCGGCGCCATCGGGTCGTTGCTGCTGGGCCTGTACAACGACCAGGGGCTGCTCGACCACATCGGGTTTTCATCCAGCTTCAAAGCGGATGAGCGAGCCAAGCTCAGAAAAATCGTCGAGCCCTTGCGCGGCGGAAGCGGCTTCACCGGCCGCGCGCCCGGCGGCCCGAGCCGCTGGAGCACGGAGCGGAGCGGGGAGTGGGAGCCACTGGATCCCAAGCTGGTTTGCGAAGTTTCCTACGATTATTTTTCGCAGGGACGCTTCCGCCATGGAACCAAGTTCCAGCGCTGGCGTCCGGATAAAGGTCCACGCCAGTGCACATTCGAGCAAGTCCAGCCGGCTCGCCGGAGAAGGCATCGTTTGGCCAGCTAGCCATCGCGTTTCTGCATCGGAAAAAGATGCGAGGCAATCATGGTACCGACCAATGCAACGAATTCACCAGAGAAATCAGAACGGATACTTGGCCGAAAAGGGACCATTCAAGAAATGCCGGCGCGTGAGAAACACAGAAGCGCCGGCCCAGCAGCCGGCGCAAAATCGGCGCGTGGCGGGAAAGCCGGACCGCGGGCCGGCGAACGCCAACCGATGCGCGAGCCCAAGCCGCCGAATCCGAAGCAGAAGCAAGCGAAACCGGGGCTGGAGTCCAGGATGCGGCCACGGCCACGCTACCAGGCGCCGCGTTACAAGGCAGCCGGGAAGCTGCAGGGCAAGGTGGCCATCATTACCGGGGGCGATTCCGGAATTGGACGCGCCGTGGCGGTTTTGTACGCGCGCGAAGGCGCCGACGTGGCCATCATCTATCTGGAAGAAGAACAGAGCGATGCCGAGGAGACCCGCCGCGCCATCGAGGAAGAAGGAGGTCGCGCGCTGCTGATTGCCGGCAACGTTTCCGACGCGGAGTTCTGCCGCGAGGCGGTCGAGCAGGTGGTGGGAGAGTTCGGGCACCTGGACATCCTGGTGAACAATGCTGCCTTCCAGAGCCACAAGGCTGACGTGGAAGAGATCAGCGAGGAGCAATGGGACCGGACATTTCGCACCAACATTTACGGGTACTTCCACATGGTGAAGGCGGCGCTACCGTACCTGCAGCCGGGAAGCGCGATCGTGAACACCGGCTCCATCACCGGCCTGCGCGGCAACAAGAACCTGCTGGACTACTCTTCGACCAAGGGCGCCATCCACGCTTTCACCAAGTCGCTGGCACAAAACCTGGTGGAGCGCAAGATTCGCGTGAATTGTGTTGCGCCAGGACCGGTATGGACGCCGCTGATCGTCTCCGACTTCGAGCCGGAGAAGTCGTCAAAGCAGGGTTCGGACACGCCCATGGAGCGGGCCGCACAGCCGGAAGAGGTGGCGCCGGCGTACGTATTTTTCGCGGCGGAGAGCGATTCCAGCTACATCACGGGGGAGGTGTTGACGCTGCTGGGCGGAGAAACGACGGCGGCGTGAAAGAAAGGCTTCCAAGTTTCAGGTGGCAGCGCCCGCCGAGGGTCTACACCACATCTCCGCCGGTGATGGCGCGCTTGGCTTCGTCGAGCTTGCGGCGCAGAAACTCGGTGTGATCGGCTTCGAAGTTGGCCAGCTCGGCGTAGGTCGAGCGCAGGTTGCGGTCGCTGGCGCGTTCGACGAGTTGAGAGTAGAAGCGCATGGCCGTCTCTTCGGCCTCGAGAGCGACCTGCAGGGCGGCTTTGCGGGGAGCGATGCTGGCGTTGCCGCGGCTGACGGCGAACAGTTCGCCGCTTTCCAGCTTCGGCACCTCCAGCATCTCGCAAATGTCCTCTTCGGTGACAACGCAGGCCTGGGTGCCGTAGCGGTCGAAATAGCGCTCCTGCAGCATGGTGCCGTGACCACGCTCCTCGTTCGACATGTCCCAGAAGACCTGCGCAATCTCCAACGAATCGGGATCCTTGAACTCGGCGAACAATTCGGCGAACTGCTGGTAGAGTTCGGCATTCCGCTCTTCGATGAAGATGGCGACATGCAGGGCCTCTTGCGGCGTGAGCGAGGTAAATTCGCGTTTCATCGAGCTTGCTCCCGGGTCCAAAAATCAGTCTACAACGCGTACGACTGCGGCCGAGCGGCGAAATCCGCGCCGGTTCCCAAAATGGAACTCAGGCAGTCCTGGCATTCTCGGCAGCTGGCGCCCCTGGGCGTCCCCGCATCTGCCTGACCACGGTGCGGTCTTTGACGCGGCAAACCGTCATGGTCTGCGAACAGACTTTGCAGAGCCAGTAGCGTTCAACCTTGGTTTCAGTCGCTTGGTCCCAGACGAGATCGGCAGGCACGGAATGAGGGCCTGCCAAGAGGGTAAAAATTCGGCCTTCGCCCAGATAGCGGAACTGGGCGCAGCAAGAGGGGTTGGCGCACTTGGAAAGCATCGCCGCCTCCTTCCCAGCCGGATCAGGCGGTGCGTTCCTGGCGTTCACTTTCGATGCGCGCAATCAACGCGCGCAGCCAGGCGATGGCCGCCGCTTCCAGCTTCGCCTGATTATCGCGCGATTCCATGGCAGCAACGGTTTCTCCGGCCGGGGTGAGCGGAATATGGTGGCAGGGGACATTCTCGTTTCGGTAAGCGTCCGGAACGAAATCGATCAGCATGCACTCGGAACAGGGATGGGGGCGGCTGTGCTCGCCGAAGTTCAAGCAGGTGATGGAATCCTGAAAAATGGAGGTGGGTGTCTGGGGGGCATGAACGGAACGGCCATAACCACCCTGCTCAAGGAAACTGAGTTCGAATTTCAGGACTTCCAGGATGTCGCGCTGGTCGGGCATGGAGCACCTCGGCAACTGCGGCGATTGTCGCGCGCTGGGCACAGCCGGGCTGTGACATAGGACACCGGCAGCTGTGACAAATGGCCATTTTGACCCAGGTCAAGGTGATGGGGGTCACATCCGGGAGTGACTCTCAGCGGGCGCGCCCGCGCCCAAGGAGGCGCCCCCCTTGGACACCAGGCGGTGCTCGATGGCGAACAGCGCCAGTTCCAGGCGGGTGGAGACACCGAGCTTGCTGAAGATGCTGGTGAGGTGGTGTTTGACGGTGTCCTCGCGAACGTTGAATTTCAGCGCGATCTCGCGGTTGCTGGAGCCCTCGACGATGGCCGCCACCATCTGCATCTCGCGCCGGGTCAAGCCGTAGCGCTCGGCCGGTTGTTCCGGCGCCGCCTTGTCGAGAACGAGTTCCTTGAGGTCGGGCACGCTTTCGCGACCGACCCAGAAGCTGCCAGCCATCACGGCGGCGATGCTCTTGAGCAAAACCTGGGTGGCAGATTCCTTCAGCACCACGCCGCGCGCTCCCAGTTGCAGGGCTTCAGCGATTTGCGGGCGTTCTACCGAGGCGGTGAGCAAGATGGTGCGCACCGGGCTTTTGCCGATGCAAAGCTCGCGCAGGGCCTCCATGCCGGGAACGCGGGGCATGGCGAGATCGAGCAGCAGGAGGTCGGGCTTGAGCTGGGCAACAAGGGCGACTGCTTCGGCGCCGTCGGCGGCTTCTCCGACAACTTGGAAGCCGGGTTCGGCTTCCAGCAGGCGGCGCAGCCCGTCGCGGAAAATCGGGTGGTCGTCGGCAATCAAGATGCGGGTGGGAACGTTAGACATAGGTGGCCTGTGCCTTCTGCGGGAACGTAACCTCCAGCCGTGTTCCCTTTCCGGGGAGCGATTCTATCTCCAATTGTCCACCCAGAACGCGGACTCGCTCCTTGATTATTTCCGGACCTTCCCGGCATGCGTCCAGTTCGGACAAGAATTTCTTGCCCGCAAACGCGAAGCCGCGGCCGTCATCTTCGACGCCCAGGGTCCAGTTGGAGTCGCGCATTCCGAAGCGAACGAGCACGCGTTGCGCGCCGCTGTGTTTGCGCACATTGGCAAGCGCTTC is a window encoding:
- a CDS encoding SDR family oxidoreductase yields the protein MREPKPPNPKQKQAKPGLESRMRPRPRYQAPRYKAAGKLQGKVAIITGGDSGIGRAVAVLYAREGADVAIIYLEEEQSDAEETRRAIEEEGGRALLIAGNVSDAEFCREAVEQVVGEFGHLDILVNNAAFQSHKADVEEISEEQWDRTFRTNIYGYFHMVKAALPYLQPGSAIVNTGSITGLRGNKNLLDYSSTKGAIHAFTKSLAQNLVERKIRVNCVAPGPVWTPLIVSDFEPEKSSKQGSDTPMERAAQPEEVAPAYVFFAAESDSSYITGEVLTLLGGETTAA
- a CDS encoding response regulator transcription factor — translated: MSNVPTRILIADDHPIFRDGLRRLLEAEPGFQVVGEAADGAEAVALVAQLKPDLLLLDLAMPRVPGMEALRELCIGKSPVRTILLTASVERPQIAEALQLGARGVVLKESATQVLLKSIAAVMAGSFWVGRESVPDLKELVLDKAAPEQPAERYGLTRREMQMVAAIVEGSSNREIALKFNVREDTVKHHLTSIFSKLGVSTRLELALFAIEHRLVSKGGASLGAGAPAESHSRM
- a CDS encoding ferritin family protein, with the protein product MKREFTSLTPQEALHVAIFIEERNAELYQQFAELFAEFKDPDSLEIAQVFWDMSNEERGHGTMLQERYFDRYGTQACVVTEEDICEMLEVPKLESGELFAVSRGNASIAPRKAALQVALEAEETAMRFYSQLVERASDRNLRSTYAELANFEADHTEFLRRKLDEAKRAITGGDVV